In Humulus lupulus chromosome 7, drHumLupu1.1, whole genome shotgun sequence, the following are encoded in one genomic region:
- the LOC133792386 gene encoding uncharacterized protein LOC133792386: MIHGIVELTEEQEQATKIHRRMEERVKRYRSLGHTVNLVTSEDRRYLASAITFIEDDLRGVHLPHENPLVISLQVDHCQLGRVLVDGGSGVDILFWEAFQKTGLKENQIRTSAAPILGFNNQRVYPKGVVRLTLVATERTLPVDFLIVDSATSYNAIMGRSWIHRMQGVVSTLHQVMRCHSPNGWYTIDIKGCQKQAKKCFLTLKEINDSGTSSPEDNPKK; encoded by the coding sequence ATGATACACGGGATCGTGGAGCTCACCGAGGAACAAGAGCAGGCAACCAAAATTCACAGGAGGATGGAGGAACGGGTGAAGCGATACAGATCATTAGGCCACACAGTCAACCTTGTCACTTCGGAGGACAGACGCTATCTAGCCTCTGCTATCACCTTCATCGAAGATGACTTGCGGGGAGTGCACCTGCCCCATGAAAACCCTCTAGTCATTTCGCTACAGGTCGACCATTGCCAGCTGGGGAGAGTTTTAGTCGATGGGGGCAGTGGGGTTGACATTCTCTTCTGGGAAGCCTTTCAGAAAACGGGACTCAAAGAAAATCAGATCAGGACCTCTGCTGCACCAATTTTGGGATTTAACAACCAGAGGGTATACCCAAAGGGTGTTGTTCGATTAACCTTGGTAGCCACAGAACGAACCTTGCCTGTGGACTTCCTCATCGTGGACTCCGCCACAAGCTACAATGCCATCATGGGAAGAAGTTGGATCCACAGAATGCAGGGAGTGGTCTCAACTTTGCACCAAGTTATGCGGTGCCACTCACCCAACGGGTGGTATACAATCGACATAAAAGGGTGCCAGAAGCAAGCCAAGAAATGCTTCCTTACTCTGAAAGAAATAAATGATTCTGGCACCTCCTCTCCTGAAGACAACCCCAAAAAATAG